CAGGGAGGCCAGCGAGTTGCCAGTGTTCGGCATAGATTCCCCCTTTGAGGCGAAGCTTTTCACCGCTGGCTGGGTCTTTGACGGTGATGTAGTCCTTGCCCGCCCTGTTGATCTCCAGGTCGGCCTCCCGAAGAGCCGCAAGAAGCTCGGAGCGGTTTGTGACCTGCCCCTCTTCGATCTTCATGAGCAGGAAGGCGTGAACGGCGTCCTTGGCCTCCGCGCGTTCGTCCTTACCGGGCGCTGTTCCCCACCGGATCAGACGGGCTTTGTGCAGGTCCGCGTGTTCCGGCGTGCGCAGTCGGGCTCTGGCCGGATCATCCGGCCTGGCCCAACCTTCGCGGTGATTGTGCAGGTCCCGGAACACGTCGAAGTGCTTTTGCCAGCCTGGCGGGCAGGGATTGAAGGCCTTGCCGCTTGAGAGTTCCACGCGAGGGATGACGAAATGGAGCTCATGATGCCCGGCATGGTGGTGCCTTACCCAAAGGATGTTGCGCTGATCCGGCTCCAGGCCGGCAAAGGCCACGGCCTCGAAGTCGTCCATGACGCACGTTTCCTGCTTGGACGTCACGACTTCGTCCGGATGCCAGGAAAGGACCCCGGCCGTGAACTTCCATTTGGTGTCCAGGGAGTCGATCAGCTCTCGGGTCAGCTCCGGATCACCGCGCAGCACCTCGGGCGGATGTTTGTCCCGGTCCGGGTAGTCCGGACGCACCAGGTAGCGTGTAGGCCCATCCCCGGCCCCCTGCCCGTGCGGGAAGACCTTCATGTACATGGTGTCTCCCTGAAGGCTTTTGACTCCATGGAGGAAGAGGGTTCTTGCCGCTCGCCTTCTCCCGCGCCTGCGCCGCGCTTGAGGGACCTCTCGATGCTCAAGAGGGCAGCCAAGACCTGAATGGCCTCTGCCCGGCTTTTGTACGTATTGGCCCACCTAGCCAGTTGGTTCAGGTTCGCGCCCACTCGGGCAAGCTGGCGAACGTGCTCTTTCTCCAAGGGTGTTTGGCGAAGGCGGTAGTCCAGGGCACGTTGGCGGATGAAATCCGTCACAGTCTGGCCCTGGGCTTGCGCCTTGGCCGTGATCGCTTCCTTCTCAGCCCGGGTGACGCGAAGCTTGATCCAGGCTGTCCGGCTCGGAGCCTTTTCTTTCATGGCGTCACCTGCCTTGATGCCTTTGGCAGGGGTCGAGGGGGGCGCAGCCCACCCGCCAGCCCCGGCAGGGGGCACCGCGTCAGCGCGTGCCCACAACGGGTAGGCTGGCTCTGCGACATGCCGCCGATGCGCGCAGGCTTTCCGCAACAACATACCGATGGCGAAAAAAGCGAAAAAAGCGAAATAAGGTTCACGCGAGACTCCTCCTTTCTTCGCTTATTTCGCTTTTTTCGCTTAATTCGCGCAGAGCCAGGATGATCCGGGGACGGCCCGCATTTTTCAGCTTGGTGATGGTGATGCGCTGTTGTGCCTCGAGTTGTTGCAGCAGGGGTTTGAGGCGGTCGCGGGGGACATGCCTGCTCAGGACGGTGCTTAGTTCGGTGGCCGTGAGTGGGCCGGCCTTGAGCGCTTCCAGGATCTTATCCTCCAGCGGGTCCGTCGCCCGGTCCCCGAAGATGTAGCGCGCCGAATCCTGGGCATAACGCCACATAGCAAGGGCCGCTTGCAGGTGGGGCTCCTCGATTCTCCCCTGAGCGTCCAAGAGGGCATAGAGGAGGGCCAAGCGGAGGGTCTGGGCTTCGGCCCGGTTGATAATGCTCCCGGCCAGTCCCGTGTGCTCCTGGGAGAGCTCGGGGTAGACGTGTCGCCAGAGCTCCAGGGCGTTTGCCGTCATCGTCATGACGCCGCGCTGCTGCGCTTGTCCCACGCACCGCCAGAGCTCACGCTGCAAGGGCGCAAGCTCTGCGTCCGGCATCCGTGAAGGCAGGGCAACCAATTTCGAGCGACGGGCGCATATCCAAAGGAATCGGTTGCCGAAGCCATTCACGGCCTGCACCTCGCCCAAACACACGGCGAGCTCCTGCATGGTGATGTGGGTGATGATGCTGATATGCGCGCCGCGCACCAGGACGGGGTTGTTCTTAGTCAGGGGGGCATAGTCGCCGGAGTCCCAGAAGCAGCGAATGCCCATGGAGAGCGTGTTGCCTTCCCGTTTGGTGCAGGCAAGGGCGCTGGCAAACTCCTCGTCCATGATGACGAGCCTTTTGTCTCCCTTTTCGCGGACCGGTTCGGCGGGGTTCTGCCGCTGCCTCCGCTCCCGCTCCTCATCGCTTTCGTCGCGTACATGATGGGCCAGACCTTCTCCCGTGGAGAGCGGGCCGCCGCTCTCCCTGGCAGGCAAAGGGACGCCCCAGGCCCTTAAGTCGGCGGGCAGGCAGTGCTCCCGGCCAAAAAGCTTCGCCACGGGATGCCGGGAGGTTCCCTTGCGGGCCTTGCTGGTGCTGCCGCAGATGACGGCAAAGAGGCGCGGCGAGTGGACGGTCTCGCCCACATAGAGGTGCGGGCCTTTATCGGGCGCATAGCCGTAGACCTCCGCTCCGAAACGCACCAACGCCGTGATGCAGACCGCCGCCGGATCAGCTTCGCTGTCACGCGTCGCCAGCCGCACGAACTCGCCCAGGATGCCCGGGCAGGCGTCAAACGAGAATCGAGGCCACTCCTTGAGGTTGAGGCCAATGGGATCATCCGGTGGGGCCTCTTGATGCGCACAGGGCAGCGAGGAGACCGAGGGCCTGCCGCTCATTTGCCACCTCTGTCCCTCTGTTCCGCCTTTGTTGGTCTGCCGCGTCGCCTGGCAGGAGGCAGAGCATGACCGAGGCTATTCTTAGCCTTGATATCGGCCTGGGCGGCTTTGTCGTCGATCCAAGCGTCGACGGACT
Above is a window of Desulfovibrio sp. TomC DNA encoding:
- a CDS encoding plasmid mobilization protein, with product MKEKAPSRTAWIKLRVTRAEKEAITAKAQAQGQTVTDFIRQRALDYRLRQTPLEKEHVRQLARVGANLNQLARWANTYKSRAEAIQVLAALLSIERSLKRGAGAGEGERQEPSSSMESKAFRETPCT
- a CDS encoding DUF3987 domain-containing protein produces the protein MSGRPSVSSLPCAHQEAPPDDPIGLNLKEWPRFSFDACPGILGEFVRLATRDSEADPAAVCITALVRFGAEVYGYAPDKGPHLYVGETVHSPRLFAVICGSTSKARKGTSRHPVAKLFGREHCLPADLRAWGVPLPARESGGPLSTGEGLAHHVRDESDEERERRQRQNPAEPVREKGDKRLVIMDEEFASALACTKREGNTLSMGIRCFWDSGDYAPLTKNNPVLVRGAHISIITHITMQELAVCLGEVQAVNGFGNRFLWICARRSKLVALPSRMPDAELAPLQRELWRCVGQAQQRGVMTMTANALELWRHVYPELSQEHTGLAGSIINRAEAQTLRLALLYALLDAQGRIEEPHLQAALAMWRYAQDSARYIFGDRATDPLEDKILEALKAGPLTATELSTVLSRHVPRDRLKPLLQQLEAQQRITITKLKNAGRPRIILALRELSEKSEISEERRSLA